A window of the Streptomyces formicae genome harbors these coding sequences:
- a CDS encoding MFS transporter yields MSSSTVQRTSGTDETVYRPGRWLALAVLVLAVLLVAVDATVLGLATPFLSEDLKPTGTQLLWIGDVYSFVIAGLLVSMGSLGDRIGRKKLLLSGAVAFGAVSVLNAYATTPEMLIAARALLGVAGATLMPSTLALIRNIFHDPRERSLAIGIWGAMASAGAAVGPVVGGFLLEHFWWGSVFLINLPVMAVLVLVGIKLLPESKNPVAGPWDLISVVLSLIGMVGVVYAVKEAASHGASWEAGATALIGAAALYGFVRRQLTLPSPLLDMRLFRHRGFSGAVLADLLTILGLSGLVFFLSQFLQLVQGRPPFEAGLAELPAAIGAVATGLVAGRFARRFSVRSVVAGGLAAVALALAALTVVGQSTGYPLLGASLLVVGIGAGFSFTVTADVILSSVPKEQAGAASAVSETAYELGAALGIALLGSIVTGVYRDFATPAGVPSGTAAAAHESLGGAVEAAAGLPGPQAAALVGAAQEAFVDGLRLAVGVGAAVLFATAAAAWFLLRGQKLADGVER; encoded by the coding sequence ATGAGCAGCAGCACCGTCCAGCGCACGAGCGGGACGGACGAGACCGTGTACCGCCCCGGGCGCTGGCTGGCACTCGCCGTGCTCGTCCTCGCCGTACTGCTCGTGGCCGTCGACGCCACCGTACTCGGCCTCGCGACGCCCTTCCTCAGCGAGGACCTCAAGCCCACCGGCACCCAGCTGCTGTGGATCGGCGACGTCTATTCCTTCGTCATCGCCGGCCTGCTCGTCTCCATGGGCAGCCTCGGCGACCGCATCGGCCGCAAGAAGCTGCTACTGAGCGGTGCCGTGGCGTTCGGTGCGGTGTCCGTGCTCAACGCGTACGCCACCACGCCCGAGATGCTGATCGCCGCCCGCGCCCTGCTCGGCGTCGCCGGCGCCACCCTCATGCCGTCCACCCTGGCGCTCATCCGGAACATCTTCCACGACCCCAGGGAGCGCAGCCTCGCCATCGGCATCTGGGGTGCCATGGCCTCGGCCGGTGCCGCCGTCGGCCCGGTCGTCGGCGGATTCCTGCTGGAGCACTTCTGGTGGGGCTCGGTCTTCCTGATCAACCTGCCCGTGATGGCCGTCCTGGTGCTCGTCGGCATCAAGTTGCTGCCCGAGTCGAAGAACCCCGTCGCCGGTCCCTGGGACCTGATCAGCGTGGTCCTCTCGCTCATCGGCATGGTCGGCGTCGTGTACGCCGTCAAGGAGGCCGCGTCGCACGGCGCGAGCTGGGAGGCGGGCGCCACCGCACTCATCGGCGCGGCCGCGCTGTACGGCTTCGTCCGCAGGCAGCTGACCCTGCCGTCACCCCTCCTCGACATGCGGCTCTTCCGGCACCGGGGCTTCTCCGGCGCGGTCCTCGCCGATCTGCTGACCATCCTCGGCCTGTCCGGACTGGTCTTCTTCCTCTCCCAGTTCCTGCAACTGGTCCAGGGCAGGCCGCCGTTCGAGGCCGGACTGGCGGAACTTCCCGCCGCGATCGGCGCCGTGGCCACGGGCCTGGTCGCGGGCAGGTTCGCCCGGCGGTTCTCCGTACGGTCCGTGGTGGCCGGCGGCCTCGCCGCCGTGGCGCTAGCGCTCGCCGCCCTCACCGTGGTCGGCCAGTCCACCGGCTATCCGCTGCTCGGCGCGTCCCTGCTCGTCGTCGGCATCGGCGCGGGATTCTCGTTCACCGTCACGGCCGACGTCATCCTCTCCAGCGTTCCGAAGGAGCAGGCGGGCGCCGCGTCCGCGGTGTCCGAGACGGCGTACGAACTCGGTGCGGCGCTCGGCATCGCGCTGCTCGGCTCCATCGTGACCGGCGTCTACCGCGACTTCGCCACCCCGGCCGGGGTGCCGTCGGGCACGGCGGCAGCGGCGCACGAGTCGCTCGGCGGAGCCGTCGAGGCCGCGGCGGGGCTTCCCGGGCCGCAGGCCGCGGCGCTGGTCGGCGCGGCCCAGGAGGCGTTCGTCGACGGGCTGCGGCTCGCAGTGGGCGTGGGAGCGGCCGTCCTGTTCGCCACCGCGGCCGCCGCATGGTTCCTGCTGCGCGGCCAGAAGCTGGCGGACGGCGTCGAGCGCTGA
- a CDS encoding TetR/AcrR family transcriptional regulator, translating into MAMDREQVLRAAAALLARKSTATMDEVARAAGIGRATLHRHFAGRDALVKALEALGIQEFEAALDRARLDEGGASDGLRRLIGEMEPGAELLAFLVTENQLFEGDQVNEGWARLDARVAAFFRRGQERGEFRIDLSAAWLTEAFYGLLGSCAWAVMDGRVAKNDFQYMTAELMLGGARRSVE; encoded by the coding sequence ATGGCCATGGATCGTGAACAGGTGCTCCGCGCCGCCGCCGCCCTCCTCGCGCGCAAGTCGACCGCCACCATGGACGAGGTCGCCCGCGCCGCCGGGATCGGGCGGGCCACGTTGCACCGGCACTTCGCCGGGCGGGACGCGCTCGTGAAGGCGCTGGAAGCCCTCGGCATCCAGGAGTTCGAGGCCGCCCTCGACCGGGCCCGGCTCGACGAGGGCGGCGCGAGCGACGGGCTGCGGCGCCTGATCGGCGAGATGGAGCCCGGCGCGGAGCTGCTCGCCTTCCTCGTCACCGAGAACCAGCTGTTCGAAGGCGACCAGGTCAACGAGGGCTGGGCCAGGCTCGACGCCCGCGTGGCCGCCTTCTTCCGGCGCGGCCAGGAGCGGGGCGAGTTCCGCATCGACCTCTCGGCCGCATGGCTGACCGAGGCCTTCTACGGGCTCCTCGGCAGTTGCGCCTGGGCCGTCATGGACGGCCGGGTCGCCAAGAACGACTTCCAGTACATGACCGCCGAGCTGATGCTCGGCGGAGCCCGACGGAGTGTGGAGTGA
- a CDS encoding NADP-dependent isocitrate dehydrogenase has product MTDSTIIYTHTDEAPALATYSFLPVVQAYASTAGVTVETRDISLAGRIISQFPERLEEDRRIGDALAELGELAKTPGANIIKLPNISASIPQLKAAIAELQQQGYALPDYPDDPKTDEERDIRARYDKVKGSAVNPVLREGNSDRRAPASVKNYAKTHPHRMGAWSADSKTNVATMGVDDFRSTEKSAVISEAGSLRIELAGDDGSTTVLRESVPVLAGEVVDASAMRVAALREFLTAQIARAKAEGVLFSVHLKATMMKVSDPIVFGHVVRAFFPKTFAKHGETLAAAGLTPNDGLGGIFKGLEALPEGAEIRASFDAELAEGPELAMVDSDRGITNLHVPSDVIVDASMPAMIRTSGHMWGPDGQEADTLAVLPDSSYAGVYQVVIDDCRANGAFDPSTMGSVPNVGLMAQKAEEYGSHDKTFEIPATGTVRVVDEAGNVVLEQVVGAGDIFRMCQTKDAPIKDWVKLAVTRARATGDPAVFWLDEDRAHDAQLIEKVKAYLPEHDTEGLDIRVLSPVEATKLSVERIRRGENTISVTGNVLRDYLTDLFPILELGTSAKMLSVVPLMAGGGLFETGAGGSAPKHVQQLVKENYLRWDSLGEFFALAASFEHLAQSTGNARAQVLADTLDRATATFLNEDKSPTRRVGGIDNRGSHFYLALYWAQELARQTDDAELAGAFAPLAKTLTEQEQSIVDELLAVQGSPADIGGYYQPDVEKAAAVMRPSNTFNQALATLA; this is encoded by the coding sequence GTGACTGACTCGACCATCATCTATACGCACACTGACGAGGCTCCGGCCCTGGCGACGTATTCGTTCCTGCCTGTCGTCCAGGCGTACGCCTCGACCGCCGGGGTCACGGTGGAGACCCGCGACATCTCCCTGGCGGGGCGGATCATCTCGCAGTTCCCCGAGCGTCTGGAGGAGGACCGGCGGATCGGCGACGCCCTCGCCGAGCTCGGCGAGCTGGCGAAGACACCCGGCGCGAACATCATCAAGCTGCCGAACATCTCGGCCTCGATCCCGCAGCTGAAGGCCGCGATCGCCGAGCTGCAGCAGCAGGGCTACGCGCTGCCGGACTACCCGGACGACCCGAAGACCGACGAGGAGCGCGACATCCGCGCCCGCTACGACAAGGTCAAGGGCAGCGCCGTCAACCCGGTCCTGCGCGAGGGCAACTCCGACCGCCGCGCCCCCGCGTCGGTCAAGAACTACGCCAAGACGCACCCGCACCGCATGGGCGCCTGGAGCGCCGACTCGAAGACGAACGTCGCCACCATGGGCGTCGACGACTTCCGATCCACCGAGAAGTCCGCGGTGATCTCCGAGGCGGGTTCGCTCCGGATCGAGCTGGCGGGCGACGACGGCTCCACCACCGTCCTGCGCGAGTCCGTGCCGGTGCTCGCCGGTGAGGTCGTGGACGCGTCCGCCATGCGGGTCGCCGCGCTGCGCGAGTTCCTCACGGCGCAGATCGCCCGCGCCAAGGCCGAGGGCGTGCTGTTCTCCGTGCACCTCAAGGCCACGATGATGAAGGTCTCCGACCCGATCGTCTTCGGTCACGTGGTGCGCGCCTTCTTCCCGAAGACGTTCGCCAAGCACGGCGAGACGCTCGCCGCGGCCGGCCTGACCCCGAACGACGGTCTCGGCGGCATCTTCAAGGGCCTGGAGGCGCTGCCCGAGGGCGCCGAGATCAGGGCATCCTTCGACGCCGAGCTGGCCGAGGGTCCCGAGCTCGCGATGGTCGACTCCGACCGCGGCATCACCAACCTGCACGTCCCGAGCGACGTCATCGTCGACGCCTCCATGCCGGCGATGATCCGCACCTCGGGCCACATGTGGGGCCCGGACGGCCAGGAGGCCGACACCCTCGCGGTGCTCCCGGACTCCTCGTACGCCGGTGTCTACCAGGTCGTCATCGACGACTGCCGCGCCAACGGCGCCTTCGACCCCTCGACGATGGGCTCGGTGCCCAACGTCGGCCTGATGGCGCAGAAGGCCGAGGAATACGGCAGCCACGACAAGACCTTCGAGATCCCGGCCACCGGTACGGTGCGCGTGGTCGACGAGGCCGGCAACGTCGTCCTGGAGCAGGTCGTCGGCGCCGGCGACATCTTCCGCATGTGCCAGACCAAGGACGCGCCGATCAAGGACTGGGTCAAGCTCGCCGTCACCCGCGCCCGCGCGACCGGCGACCCGGCCGTGTTCTGGCTCGACGAGGACCGCGCCCACGACGCGCAGCTCATCGAGAAGGTCAAGGCGTACCTGCCGGAGCACGACACCGAGGGCCTGGACATCCGCGTCCTGTCCCCGGTCGAGGCGACCAAGCTCTCCGTGGAGCGCATCCGCCGCGGCGAGAACACCATCTCGGTCACCGGCAACGTGCTGCGCGACTACCTGACCGACCTCTTCCCGATCCTGGAGCTGGGCACCAGCGCCAAGATGCTGTCGGTCGTCCCGCTGATGGCGGGCGGCGGTCTCTTCGAGACGGGCGCCGGAGGCTCCGCGCCCAAGCACGTCCAGCAGCTCGTCAAGGAGAACTACCTGCGCTGGGACAGCCTGGGCGAGTTCTTCGCGCTCGCGGCCAGCTTCGAGCACCTCGCGCAGAGCACGGGCAACGCCCGCGCCCAGGTCCTCGCCGACACCCTGGACCGGGCGACGGCGACCTTCCTGAACGAGGACAAGTCGCCCACCCGCCGCGTGGGTGGCATCGACAACCGCGGCAGCCACTTCTACCTGGCCCTGTACTGGGCCCAGGAGCTGGCCAGGCAGACGGACGACGCCGAGCTCGCGGGCGCGTTCGCGCCGCTGGCCAAGACGCTCACCGAGCAGGAGCAGTCGATCGTCGACGAGCTGCTCGCGGTGCAGGGCTCGCCGGCCGACATCGGCGGGTACTACCAGCCGGACGTGGAGAAGGCGGCGGCGGTCATGCGCCCGTCGAACACCTTCAACCAGGCCCTCGCGACCCTGGCCTGA
- the argH gene encoding argininosuccinate lyase, translating into MSSNNGDVRLWGGRFADGPAEALAKLSASVHFDWRLAPYDIAGSRAHARVLHKAGLLTADELERMIAGLDRLEADVADGSFVGTIADEDVHTALERGLLERLGPDLGGKLRAGRSRNDQVATLFRMYLRDHARIVGGLIAELQDALVGLAEAHPDVAMPGRTHLQHAQPVLFAHHVLAHVQSLSRDAERLRQWDERTAVSPYGSGALAGSSLGLDPEAVAKDLGFEHGSAGNSIDGTASRDFVAEFAFITAMIGVNLSRIAEEVIIWNTKEFSFVTLHDAFSTGSSIMPQKKNPDIAELARGKSGRLIGNLTGLLATLKALPLAYNRDLQEDKEPVFDSCDQLEVLLPAFTGMMATLTVNRERMEELAPAGFSLATDIAEWLVKQGVPFRVAHEVAGECVKECEAHGIELDQLTDEQFAKISPHLTPEVRTVLNVPGALASRSGRGGTAPAAVAVQLAEVKADLAVQHAWATAKQ; encoded by the coding sequence GTGAGCAGCAACAACGGTGACGTCCGGCTCTGGGGCGGCCGCTTCGCCGACGGGCCGGCCGAGGCCCTGGCCAAGCTGTCCGCCTCGGTCCACTTCGACTGGCGGCTCGCGCCGTACGACATCGCCGGCTCCCGTGCCCACGCGCGCGTGCTCCACAAGGCGGGCCTGCTGACGGCCGACGAGCTGGAGCGGATGATCGCCGGGCTCGACCGGCTCGAAGCGGACGTCGCCGACGGCTCCTTCGTCGGCACCATCGCCGACGAGGACGTCCACACCGCCCTGGAGCGCGGCCTCCTGGAGCGCCTCGGCCCCGACCTCGGCGGCAAGCTGCGCGCCGGCCGGTCCCGCAACGACCAGGTCGCCACGCTCTTCCGGATGTATCTGCGCGACCACGCCCGCATCGTCGGCGGGCTGATCGCCGAACTCCAGGACGCCCTGGTGGGGCTGGCAGAAGCCCACCCCGACGTCGCCATGCCCGGGCGTACCCACCTCCAGCACGCCCAGCCCGTCCTCTTCGCCCACCACGTCCTGGCGCACGTCCAGTCGCTGTCCCGGGACGCCGAACGGCTGCGGCAGTGGGACGAGCGGACGGCCGTGTCCCCGTACGGCTCGGGCGCGCTCGCCGGATCCTCGCTCGGCCTCGACCCGGAGGCGGTGGCGAAGGACCTCGGCTTCGAGCACGGCAGCGCAGGCAACTCCATCGACGGCACGGCCTCGCGCGACTTCGTCGCCGAGTTCGCCTTCATCACCGCGATGATCGGCGTGAACCTCTCCCGGATCGCCGAGGAAGTCATCATCTGGAACACGAAGGAGTTCTCCTTCGTGACCCTCCACGACGCCTTCTCCACCGGCTCGTCGATCATGCCGCAGAAGAAGAACCCTGACATCGCCGAGCTCGCGCGCGGCAAGTCCGGCCGGCTCATCGGCAACCTCACGGGCCTGCTCGCCACGCTCAAGGCCCTCCCGCTCGCGTACAACCGCGATCTCCAGGAGGACAAGGAGCCGGTCTTCGACTCCTGCGACCAGCTGGAGGTCCTGCTCCCCGCCTTCACCGGCATGATGGCCACGCTCACCGTCAACCGCGAGCGCATGGAGGAGCTGGCCCCCGCCGGCTTCTCGCTCGCCACCGACATCGCCGAGTGGCTGGTGAAGCAGGGCGTCCCGTTCCGCGTCGCGCACGAGGTCGCGGGGGAGTGCGTGAAGGAGTGCGAGGCGCACGGCATCGAGCTGGACCAGCTCACCGACGAGCAGTTCGCCAAGATCTCGCCGCACCTCACGCCGGAGGTGCGCACCGTCCTGAACGTGCCGGGCGCGCTGGCGTCCCGCAGCGGACGCGGGGGCACCGCCCCGGCGGCCGTCGCCGTCCAGCTCGCCGAGGTCAAGGCCGATCTGGCGGTCCAGCACGCCTGGGCCACGGCGAAGCAGTAG
- a CDS encoding argininosuccinate synthase, which produces MTERVVLAYSGGLDTSVAIGWIAEETGAEVIAVAVDVGQGGEDLDVIRKRALACGAVEAEVADAKDEFAEEYCLPAIKANALYMDRYPLVSALSRPTIVKHLVAAAQKHGATTVAHGCTGKGNDQVRFEAGIASLAPGLKCIAPVRDYAMTRDKAIAFCEEKQLPIATTKKSPYSIDQNVFGRAVETGFLEDIWNAPIEDIYEYTSNPATPREADEVVITFKEGVPVAIDGKPVTVLQAVQQLNERAGAQGIGRIDMVEDRLVGIKSREVYEAPGAIALITAHQELENVTVERELARYKRQVEQRWGELVYDGLWFSPLKRALDGFINEANQHVTGDIRMTLQGGRAVVTGRKSEQSLYDFNLATYDAGDTFDQSKAQGFIDIFGLSSKIAARRDLQAEPDADLA; this is translated from the coding sequence GTGACCGAGCGCGTCGTACTCGCCTACTCGGGCGGTCTGGACACCTCCGTCGCCATCGGCTGGATCGCCGAGGAGACGGGCGCCGAGGTCATCGCCGTTGCCGTGGACGTCGGCCAGGGCGGCGAGGACCTGGACGTCATCCGCAAGCGCGCGCTCGCGTGCGGTGCCGTCGAGGCGGAGGTCGCGGACGCCAAGGACGAGTTCGCCGAGGAGTACTGCCTCCCGGCAATCAAGGCCAACGCCCTCTACATGGACCGCTACCCGCTGGTCTCCGCCCTCTCCCGGCCGACGATCGTCAAGCACCTCGTCGCCGCCGCCCAGAAGCACGGCGCCACCACCGTCGCCCACGGCTGCACCGGCAAGGGCAACGACCAGGTGCGGTTCGAGGCCGGTATCGCCTCCCTCGCGCCCGGTCTGAAGTGCATCGCCCCGGTCCGGGACTACGCGATGACCCGGGACAAGGCGATCGCGTTCTGCGAGGAGAAGCAGCTCCCGATCGCCACCACCAAGAAGTCGCCGTACTCCATCGACCAGAACGTCTTCGGGCGGGCCGTCGAGACCGGCTTCCTGGAGGACATCTGGAACGCGCCGATCGAGGACATCTACGAGTACACGTCCAACCCGGCGACACCCCGTGAGGCCGACGAGGTGGTCATCACCTTCAAGGAGGGCGTCCCGGTCGCCATCGACGGCAAGCCCGTCACCGTCCTGCAGGCCGTTCAGCAGCTCAACGAACGCGCAGGCGCCCAGGGCATCGGCCGGATCGACATGGTCGAGGACCGGCTCGTCGGCATCAAGTCCCGTGAGGTGTACGAGGCCCCGGGCGCGATCGCGCTGATCACCGCCCACCAGGAGCTGGAGAACGTCACGGTCGAGCGCGAACTGGCCCGCTACAAGCGGCAGGTCGAGCAGCGCTGGGGCGAGCTCGTCTACGACGGCCTGTGGTTCTCGCCGCTCAAGCGCGCCCTGGACGGCTTCATCAACGAGGCCAACCAGCACGTCACCGGCGACATCCGGATGACCCTGCAGGGCGGCCGCGCCGTCGTCACCGGCCGGAAGTCGGAGCAGTCGCTGTACGACTTCAACCTCGCCACCTACGACGCGGGCGACACCTTCGACCAGTCGAAGGCGCAGGGCTTCATCGACATCTTCGGTCTGTCGTCGAAGATCGCGGCGCGGCGTGATCTGCAGGCAGAGCCTGACGCAGACCTGGCCTGA
- a CDS encoding sigma-70 family RNA polymerase sigma factor: MARDTDFASLTEPYRRELLAHCYRMLGSVHDAEDLVQETYLRAWRAYDGFEGRSSLRTWLYRIATNACLTALERGSHRPLPSGLGAPGDDPGGPLAPGQPEVPWLQPLPDALLAGGPEDPATVVASRESVRLAFVAALQLLPPRQRAILILRDVLRWRASEVAELTEATETAMNSALQRARAQLSRAAPAPDTVVAPAEPEQRELVERYATAFANADIDALMALLTDDIVFEMPPIPTWFRGREAAVRLMSAHCPVFGAPGSRLVPTAANGQPALALYQYGGDSRDGRDGAYGEGSEGDKGGILRAFSVEVHTVTASGIARIVSFQDPSLFPAFGLPLAEPAPAVR, encoded by the coding sequence ATGGCGCGCGACACGGACTTCGCGAGCCTCACCGAGCCGTACCGTCGCGAGCTGCTCGCCCACTGCTACCGGATGCTCGGCTCGGTCCACGACGCCGAGGACCTGGTCCAGGAGACGTATCTGCGGGCCTGGCGCGCGTACGACGGCTTCGAGGGCCGCTCGTCGCTGCGCACCTGGCTCTACCGCATCGCGACCAACGCCTGTCTGACCGCGCTGGAACGCGGCAGCCACCGCCCGCTGCCGTCCGGGCTCGGTGCGCCCGGCGACGACCCGGGCGGGCCGCTGGCTCCCGGGCAGCCGGAGGTGCCCTGGCTGCAGCCACTGCCGGACGCGCTGCTCGCGGGCGGTCCCGAGGACCCGGCCACGGTCGTCGCCTCGCGCGAGAGCGTCCGGCTGGCCTTCGTCGCCGCGCTTCAGCTGCTTCCGCCCCGGCAGCGGGCGATCCTGATCCTGCGCGATGTGCTGCGGTGGCGCGCCTCCGAGGTCGCCGAGCTGACCGAGGCCACGGAGACCGCCATGAACAGCGCCCTCCAGCGGGCCCGTGCCCAGCTCTCCCGGGCAGCCCCCGCGCCGGACACGGTCGTGGCCCCCGCCGAGCCTGAGCAGCGGGAGCTGGTGGAGCGGTACGCGACGGCCTTCGCGAACGCCGACATCGACGCGCTCATGGCGCTGCTGACGGACGACATCGTCTTCGAGATGCCGCCGATCCCGACGTGGTTCAGGGGCCGCGAGGCGGCCGTGCGGCTGATGTCGGCGCACTGCCCCGTCTTCGGCGCCCCGGGCAGCCGCCTCGTCCCCACGGCGGCGAACGGCCAGCCCGCGCTCGCGCTGTACCAGTACGGCGGGGACAGCAGGGACGGCAGGGACGGCGCGTATGGGGAAGGCAGCGAGGGCGACAAGGGCGGCATCCTGCGGGCGTTCTCCGTCGAGGTGCACACCGTCACGGCGTCCGGGATCGCGAGGATCGTCTCGTTCCAGGACCCCTCGCTGTTTCCGGCGTTCGGACTGCCGCTCGCCGAACCGGCGCCGGCGGTGCGCTAG
- a CDS encoding arginine repressor, translating to MTEATHTENWGSPQTESGGGPAVPQTRTARHRRIVDILNRQPVRSQSQLAKLLADDGLSVTQATLSRDLDELGAVKIRNTGGELIYAVPSEGGFRTPQAPLGESAKEERMRRLSGELLISAEASANLVVLRTPPGAAQFLASAIDQAELHAILGTIAGDDTLLLISRDPAGGQALADHLLRLAQNDR from the coding sequence ATGACCGAGGCGACGCACACCGAGAACTGGGGGTCCCCCCAGACGGAGTCTGGGGGAGGGCCCGCAGTGCCTCAGACCCGCACGGCCCGCCACCGCCGGATCGTGGACATCCTCAACCGGCAGCCGGTGCGCTCGCAGAGCCAGCTGGCGAAGCTCCTCGCCGACGACGGGCTGAGCGTCACCCAGGCGACGCTCTCCCGCGACCTCGACGAGCTCGGCGCGGTGAAGATCCGCAACACCGGTGGCGAGCTGATCTACGCGGTGCCGAGCGAGGGCGGATTCCGCACCCCGCAGGCGCCGCTCGGCGAGTCCGCCAAAGAGGAGCGGATGCGCCGCCTCTCCGGCGAACTGCTGATCTCCGCGGAGGCGTCGGCCAACCTGGTGGTGCTGCGTACGCCGCCGGGTGCGGCCCAGTTCCTCGCCTCGGCCATCGACCAGGCCGAACTCCACGCGATCCTCGGCACGATCGCGGGAGACGACACCCTGCTGCTGATCTCCCGCGACCCGGCTGGCGGACAGGCGCTGGCGGACCATCTGCTGCGGCTGGCGCAGAACGACCGCTGA
- a CDS encoding acetylornithine transaminase has protein sequence MSNQELSQRWQGSMMDNYGTPQLSLVRGEGAKVWDADGTEYLDFVGGIAVNALGHAHPAIVEAVTRQIASLGHVSNLYVAEPPVALAERLLQLSGRPGRVLFCNSGAEANEAAFKLGRLTGRTHMVATDGGFHGRTMGALALTGQPAKQEPFLPLPGDVTHVPYGDAEALRAAVTTDTALVIIEPVQGENGVVVPPAGYLKAAREITRATGTLLVLDEVQTGIGRTGHWFEHQAHGVEPDIVTLAKGLGGGLPLGAAIAFGEAADLFRPGHHGTTFGGNPVACAAGLAVLRTLDGKLDEVKRTGERLRDGIESLGHPLVSHVRGAGLLLGIVLTEPLAPRVQQAAQGAGLLVNAPAPEVVRIMPPLIIGDAEVDAFLRALPGILDAALPGAALHGDGRSGE, from the coding sequence ATGAGCAACCAGGAGCTGTCGCAGCGCTGGCAGGGTTCGATGATGGACAACTACGGCACGCCGCAGCTGTCCCTCGTCCGCGGCGAGGGCGCGAAGGTCTGGGACGCCGACGGCACCGAGTACCTCGACTTCGTCGGCGGCATCGCCGTCAACGCGCTCGGCCACGCCCACCCCGCGATCGTCGAGGCCGTCACACGCCAGATCGCCTCGCTCGGCCACGTGTCCAACCTCTACGTCGCCGAGCCGCCCGTCGCCCTCGCCGAGCGGCTGCTCCAGCTCTCGGGCCGCCCGGGGCGCGTGCTGTTCTGCAACTCCGGCGCCGAGGCGAACGAGGCCGCGTTCAAGCTGGGCCGGCTAACCGGACGTACCCACATGGTCGCCACCGACGGCGGCTTCCACGGGCGGACCATGGGCGCCCTCGCGCTCACCGGCCAGCCGGCGAAGCAGGAGCCGTTCCTGCCGCTGCCCGGCGACGTCACGCATGTCCCGTACGGGGACGCCGAGGCGCTGCGGGCCGCCGTCACGACCGACACCGCCCTCGTGATCATCGAGCCGGTCCAGGGCGAGAACGGGGTCGTCGTGCCGCCCGCCGGCTATCTCAAGGCCGCCCGCGAGATCACCCGCGCCACCGGAACGCTGCTCGTCCTCGACGAGGTCCAGACCGGCATCGGACGCACCGGGCACTGGTTCGAGCACCAGGCGCACGGTGTCGAGCCGGACATCGTCACCCTCGCCAAGGGCCTGGGCGGCGGCCTGCCGCTCGGCGCCGCCATCGCCTTCGGCGAGGCGGCCGACCTCTTCCGGCCGGGGCACCACGGCACGACCTTCGGCGGCAACCCGGTCGCCTGCGCGGCCGGGCTCGCCGTGCTCAGGACGCTCGACGGAAAGCTCGACGAGGTGAAGCGGACCGGGGAGCGCCTCCGGGACGGGATCGAGTCCCTGGGCCATCCTCTGGTCTCGCACGTCCGCGGCGCCGGCCTGCTGCTGGGTATCGTGCTCACGGAGCCCCTCGCCCCCCGGGTGCAGCAGGCGGCTCAGGGTGCCGGCCTCCTGGTCAACGCGCCCGCCCCCGAAGTCGTGAGGATCATGCCGCCGCTGATCATCGGCGACGCGGAGGTGGACGCGTTCCTCCGGGCGCTTCCCGGCATTCTCGACGCGGCACTGCCCGGGGCAGCACTGCATGGGGACGGACGATCCGGAGAATGA
- the argB gene encoding acetylglutamate kinase → MSTRKHTALPKAQTLIEALPWLTRHHGKKVVIKFGGNAMVDDELKAAFAQDVVFLRHAGIKPVVVHGGGPQISAQLDRHGLVSEFKAGLRVTTPEAMDVVRMVLAGQVQRELVGLLNQHGPLAVGLTGEDAHTITATKHLPEIDGELVDIGRVGEITAIDTGAIEALLEDGRIPVVSSIARSQDDGHVYNVNADTAAAALAAALGAETLMVLTDVEGLYEDWPDSDEVISRLTATELEKLLPELTSGMVPKMQGCLHAVRNGVNTARVIDGRVQHSILLEIFTDEGIGTMVVPDGAEGGTTA, encoded by the coding sequence ATGAGCACACGCAAGCACACTGCACTCCCCAAGGCGCAGACCTTGATCGAGGCACTGCCGTGGCTCACCCGCCACCACGGCAAGAAGGTGGTCATCAAGTTCGGCGGAAACGCCATGGTCGACGACGAGCTGAAGGCGGCCTTCGCCCAGGACGTTGTCTTTCTCCGGCACGCCGGCATCAAGCCCGTCGTCGTGCACGGCGGCGGCCCGCAGATCAGCGCCCAGCTCGACAGGCACGGGCTGGTCAGCGAGTTCAAGGCCGGGCTGCGCGTGACGACGCCCGAGGCGATGGACGTCGTACGGATGGTGCTCGCAGGACAGGTCCAGCGCGAGCTGGTCGGACTGCTCAACCAGCACGGTCCGCTCGCCGTCGGCCTCACCGGCGAGGACGCCCACACCATCACCGCCACCAAGCACCTGCCGGAGATCGACGGCGAGCTCGTCGACATCGGCCGGGTCGGCGAGATCACCGCCATCGACACCGGCGCCATCGAGGCGCTGCTGGAGGACGGCCGCATCCCGGTCGTCTCGTCGATCGCCCGTTCCCAGGACGACGGACATGTCTACAACGTCAATGCTGATACGGCGGCTGCGGCACTCGCTGCGGCACTTGGCGCCGAAACCCTCATGGTCCTCACCGATGTCGAGGGCCTCTACGAGGACTGGCCCGACAGCGACGAGGTGATCAGCCGCCTCACCGCGACCGAGCTGGAGAAGCTGCTGCCCGAGCTGACCAGCGGCATGGTCCCCAAGATGCAGGGCTGCCTGCACGCCGTGCGCAACGGCGTCAACACCGCGCGCGTCATCGACGGCCGGGTGCAGCACTCCATCCTGCTGGAGATCTTCACCGACGAGGGCATCGGCACGATGGTCGTGCCCGACGGAGCCGAAGGGGGCACCACCGCATGA